A genomic stretch from Planctomycetaceae bacterium includes:
- a CDS encoding transposase, translated as MPRSSRVNLGGYVYHVLNRSNGRQTLFHSQGDYELFLDVLAAAHERVTMRTIGYCIMPNHWHLVLWPREDGDLSAFI; from the coding sequence ATGCCACGCAGTTCTCGCGTCAACTTAGGCGGGTACGTCTATCACGTGCTCAACCGCTCCAACGGGCGGCAGACTCTGTTCCATAGCCAGGGCGACTACGAGTTATTCCTGGACGTGCTGGCGGCCGCGCATGAGCGCGTGACCATGCGCACGATCGGCTACTGCATCATGCCCAATCACTGGCACCTGGTGCTCTGGCCGCGCGAGGATGGCGATCTCTCGGCCTTCATTC